The sequence AAATGTGTATCCCGTTAGCTTGAGAAATTAATGGAGTTTCTTCATATGGGGAATGATAAATAACACCTCCGCGCAGAAGCCATTGCTCCGTGTTGATCACTAAGGCTGCATTCCGGAATTGTATTTCATGGTGCAGACTCCAGTTCTCATGCAAACGGGTGCTTCCAAAATACATGAGCCAATCGCCCAACTTCTCCTCCTGCTGTGCAAATGAAGGTGCTGAGAATGAAAGAATGAACAAAAAAAGGCTGACAGCCCGAAACTGGCCGTTCATTTCAATCATTTGGTTTTATGGTTTTGAAAACCAGATCGGTAAGAAATTCGGTGGCGTCTTTGAGGTTGTTGCTCGTAACTTCCGTTAAGGAAGGTAAATGACCCGCAAAAAATTTCTGGTCGTGGGAACTT is a genomic window of Bacteroidia bacterium containing:
- a CDS encoding DUF2490 domain-containing protein, with amino-acid sequence MIEMNGQFRAVSLFLFILSFSAPSFAQQEEKLGDWLMYFGSTRLHENWSLHHEIQFRNAALVINTEQWLLRGGVIYHSPYEETPLISQANGIHI